The Burkholderiales bacterium JOSHI_001 genomic sequence CGCACGCCACTGGGCAACATCGATGTTTCTGGCTTGCAGCGCCGGTGCGGCGATGGCGCAACTCGCTCCCAGTGACAGTCTGGGCGACCTGCTCGACCATCCGGCACTGGCTGGGTACGCACGGCTGCTGTTGCCGCGCGGCGAGGCCGAGGTCGACCGCAACACGCGTCTGGGCGACTTCGCATTGCTGCTGCCGTACCACACACAGGTCGACGCACGCGACGTGGTCGCCGGGCTGAACCGGCTGATCGACGATGCCGGCGCAGGGCGCCGCGTGTTCATCGACATCTACTCGCCGGCCGAGAAGGCGCGTGACCCGACGAAGGCCGACACCGGCCTGTTCTTCCTGCGCGGCCGGCCCGGAGCACCCTTTGCTGTCATCGCACCTGGCGGCGGGTTCTCGTACGTCGCCACGGTGCACGAGGGGCTGCCGTACGCACGGGCGATCAATCGGCATGGCTTCAACGCATTCGTGCTGCGCTACCGCGTCGGGCAAGGCGGCACCGCGGCCACCGAAGACCTGGCCGCAGCGCTGTCGGCGATCTTCCGCCACGCCGCAGCCTTGCAGGTGCGCACCGACGGCTATTCGTTGTGGGGCAGTTCTGCGGGTGCTCGTATGGCGGCAGCGATCGGCTCGCACGGTGCGGCGCGCTTCGGCACCGGAGCGCTGCCCCGGCCTGCCACCGTCGTGATGGCCTACACAGGCCATACCGACACCTCGGCCAAAGCAGAAGAGGAACCGCCCACCTTCGTCGTCGTCGGCGAGCACGACCCGATCTCACCGCCGGCCGTGATGGAGCGCCGGCTGGCCGCACTCGAACGCGCTGGCGTGAGGGTGGCCTACCGCAAGGTACCGGGGCTCGGGCACGGCTTCGGCCTGGGGACCGGGACGGCGGCGCAGGGCTGGATCGACGACGCCGTTCGCTTCTGGGAGGCGGCGAGCCGAGGCCCAGGGATGTCCCGGCGGTACACGAACAAGTGAAGACGGTGACGGACGAGGCGTGCCTCGTCCGGCCTGTGAGGACCGGAAGACGATGGATCGCGTCAACACATGGCTGGCCGGTCCGCTACCCAAACCCATCTAACCGAAAGCAGCAAGCATGCAACACGTCACCCTGAACAACGGCCTCCAGATGCCGATCGTCGGCTTTGGTGTCTTCCAGATCCCCAATGCCAAGGAGTGCGAGCAATGCGTCGTTGACGCCATCCAGACCGGCTACCGCTTGATCGACACGGCCGCCTCCTACATGAACGAGGAAGCTGTCGGGCGCGGCCTGCGTCAGAGCGGCGTACCGCGGGAGCAGCTCTTCGTCACGTCCAAGCTCTGGGTGCACGACACCGGCTTCGAACGCACGCAGGCCGCCATCGACAAGTCCTTGAGGCGCCTCGGTCTCGACTACCTTGACCTCTACCTCATCCACCAGCCCTTCGCCGACGTGCACGGCTCCTGGCGGGCCATGGAACAAGCCCACCGGGCCGGGAAGCTGCGCGCCATCGGCGTCAGCAATTTCCATCCGGACCGCCTGATGGACATCAAGGCGTTCAACGAGATCGCGCCGGCCGTGAACCAGGTGGAGGTGAACCCCTTCCTCCAGCAGGAAGAGAGCGTGACGTTCATGAAGGAGAACGGCGTTCAGGCGCAAGCCTGGGCTCCGTTTGCGGAGGGCCGCAACAACCTCTTCCACAACGACGTGTTGACGGCCATCGGCGACAAGTACGGCAAGTCGGTCGGCCAGGTCGTTCTGCGCTGGCTCGTCCAGCGCGGCATCGTCGCGCTGGCCAAGTCGGTGCGCAAGGAGCGGATGGCTGAGAACATCGATGTCTTCGACTTCCAGCTGGACGACGGTGACATCGCCCGGATCGCAGCGCTGGAGACCGGCACGAGCAGCTTCTTCTCGCACCGGGACCCGGCCATGGTGAAGTGGATGAGTGAGCGCAAGCTCGACCTTTGAGCCCGAGCCAAGGAGCCCTCCATGTACAGATCGCTTGTCATTGGCGTTGCCTTCGTTGCCTTCTGTGCCACCACCCAGATGGCCCGTTCAGCCGAGGCCCAGCAGATCACGCGCGCGGCCGAGCGAGCGCCGACCTTTGGCGCTGCTGAGAACTTCACGGGACGTGTGCGTGTCGATCCACTGTTTGCGCCCAACGAGACCATCAAGGCATCGCTCGCCTACGTGAGCTTCGATCTCGGGGCGCGTTCGGCCTGGCACACGCACCCCGCGGGGCAGCGCCTGGTGGTGACCGCCGGTGTCGGACTGACGCAGGAATGGGGCAAAACCGCGCAGCTGATTCGCCCCGGCGATGTGGTCTGGTGTCCGCCTGGCGTCAAACATTGGCACGGTGCGGTGCCACACACCGCCATGACCCATCTGGCGATGGGCGCTTCGATCGATGGCAAGAGCGTCACCTGGATGGAGAAGGTGACGGATGCGCAGTACGCAGCGGCCTCTGATGTTGCCGCGCAAGGCGTGCAAGCGCAGGCCGAGATCCAATCACCCGTGAACGCCGGAACCCTGACTGCTAGGCAGCAGGCGATTCCGCTGATCGCGGCCTTCATGGTTACCAGCGACATGGCCGGTCTCACCGCCAGCCTGAACCAGGGGCTGGACGCCGGCCTGACGGTCAGCGAGGCGAAGGAGATCCTGGTCCAGCTCTATGCGTATGTCGGTTTCCCGAAGAGCCTCAATGCGCTGGGCGAGTTGCTGAAGGTCACGGAGGCGCGGAAGCAGCGCGGCATCCAGGACGCGCCGGGCCGCGAGCCCAGCCGCCCTGTGCCGACCGGCGACGAACTGCTCACCGTGGGCAAGGCCAACCAGACGCGCATCTCGGGTGCGCCGGTGACGGGCCCGGTGATGGACTTCGCGCCGGTCATCAATCAGTTCCTGCAGACCCACCTGTTCGGCGACATCTTCGAGCGCGACAACCTCGACTGGCGCAGCCGCGAACTGGCCACCGTCGGCGCGCTGGCCGCGACGCCGGGCGTCGAGGCGCAGTTGCGCTCCCACATGCGGGCCAGCTTGCGCGTGGGCTTGACAGCGGCGCAGTTGCACCAGCTGACACAGGTTCTCGCTGGGCATGGCCAGAAGCAAGCCGCAGAACGCGCGACAGATGCGCTGACACAGGCGCTGGCCGCGGCGCAAGGAAGATGAACATGAAGCTTGCCAAGACCCTGCTGGGCGCCCTGACGCTGAGCTCACTGATCTCACTGACGGCCTGCACGACCCTTCCCGCGGGCTCGATGCGGCCAGGTGGCCCGCTCGTGATCCAGGCGCAGGGCAGCTTCGCGGTCGGCGGAAAGGTGATCAGCCGGCCCGGCACCTACAACAACAACGCGCCGACGGCCGAAGGACAGAGCCTGCACGGTGACCACCTGTATGCCTTCTACCAGGTGCCGCAGAACCCCAGGCCCTTGCCCATCGTCATGCTGCATGGCGCGTTCCAGTCCGCGCGAAGTTGGGAAACCACGTCGGACGGTCGTGAGGGCTTTCAGACCCTGTTTCTGCGCCGAGGCTTTCCGGTCTATCTGGTCGATCAGCCGCGTCGTGGCCGTGCGGGCAACAGCACCGTCGCGGCGACGATCGAGCCCACGCCGCTCGATCAGCTGTTCTTCGACCAGTTCCGAATCGGCAAGTGGCCCAACTACTTCGACAACGTCCAGTTCGACCGCAAGCCGCAGACGCTGGATCAGTTCTTCCGTTCCGTCACCCCGAACACCGGTCCTTTTGACGCCGGTGTGATCTCGGATGCCCTGGCCGCGCTGTTCGACAAGACCGGCCCAGGAATCCTGTTCTCGCATTCGCAGGCCGGTGGGCCGGGCTGGCTGACGGCCATCAAGAGCCAGAACGTCAAGGGCATCGTGGCACTCGAGCCGGGCAGCGGCTTCATCTTCCCGCAAGTCGAATTGCCCCCGGCGATGCCCAGCGCCGCCGGCACCCTGACGCCCGAGGCCGTGCCGCTGTCGGATTTTCAGAAGCTCACGCGCCTTCCGATCGTCATCCTCTACGGCGACAACTTTCCCGCCGAGCCGACCACCGAGCGCGGCCAGGACAACTGGCGCGTGCGGCTCGCCATGGCTCGCCTTTGGGTGGATGCCATCAACAAACATGGCGGCGATGCGCGCCTGGTGCATCTTCCCGCGATCGGCATCCGCGGCAACACGCACTTCCTGATGTCGGACTTGAACAACGTCCAGATCGCCGACTTGGTGGGGAAGTTCTTGGCCGAGAAGAAGCTGGACTGACTTCGATCGTCGCCATGCACGGGAGGGCCGTGGCCATCACTCGATGACGACTTTGGCGTCCTTCACCAGCTTCGCGAACTTCTCGGTCTCGCTCTTGATCTGCGCGGCCATCTGCTCGGAACTGTTGCCAATGGGCTCGGCACCGATCTCCGCCATGCGCTTGCGGAAGTCAGGCGACTGAATCACCTTGACCATCTCCGTGTTCAATCGGGTCAGGACGTCTTTGGGCGTGGCGGCAGGCGCCAGCACGCCGAACCAGGTGCCGATGTTGAAGCCCTTCAAGCCGGCCTCTTCCAGCGTCGGTACATCGGGCAGTGCCGATGAGCGCTTGGCGGTAGTCACCGCCAGGGGACGCAGCTTGCTGGCCTTGATGTGCGGCAACACCGGCGTGATGGTGTCGAACGACATCGTGATCTGCCCCCCCAGCAGATCGGTGGCCAGCGGGCCACTGCCCTTGTAGGGGATGTGGGCGAACTCGGTGCCGGTCATGTTCTCGAACTGCGTGCCGATCAGGTGCTGCGCCGTGCCGTTGCCGTTGGAGCCGTAGTTGTGTTTGCCGGGTTGGGACTTGAGCAGCGCCACCAGCTCGGCCACGTTCTTGACCGGCGTGCTGGCATTCACCACCAGCACGTTGGGCACCAGGGCGATCTCGGTGATCGGCGCCAGGTCCTTCTGGAAGTCATAGGGCAGCTTCTTGTAGACGCTGGAGGCGATGGTGTGGTGCACGGCGCCGACCAGCAGCGTGTAGCCGTCCGGCTTGCTCTTGGCCACGTAGTCCGCGCCCAGCGTCGCACCGGCGCCAGGTTTGCTTTCCACGATGACCGGCTGGCCCAGCGACTGCTGCAGCTTTTCGGCCAGCGCGCGGGCCAGCACGTCGGTGGTGCCGCCAGCCGGGAACGGCACGATCAGGCTGATCGGCTTGGCGGGCCAGGCCTGCGCCATCGCGCTGCCGCTGGCCAGCGTGGCAGCCATGGCCAGCGCCTGGATGAGGTGACGACGTGTAAGACGGTGGGTGGTGTTCATGCTTGTCTCCTGAGGGGCTTCAATGAGCTTTGGTGGAAGGAATGTAGAGTTCGGGACCGACGTTGAATCACTGCGAAAGTGAATCCGGCATTAACCTGAATTCAAGACTTCAAGTGGCACGCAGGGACCGGATCGCGGCCCGCCCGGCATACCGTGCCGACGCGCCCAGCTCCGCCTCGATCAGCAGCAGCCGGTTGTACTTGGCCATGCGGTCCGAGCGGCACAGCGAGCCGGTCTTGATCTGCGTGGCAGCGGTGCATACGCTGAGGTCTGCGATGGTCGTGTCCTCGGTCTCGCCAGACCGGTGCGAGACGACGGACGCAAAGCCGGCTGCTTCGGCCATCGTGATGGCGGCCAGGGTCTCGGTCAGCGTGCCGATCTGGTTCGGCTTGATCAGGATCGCGTTCGCGGCGCTGCGCGCGATGCCTTGGCGCAGGATCTCGGTGTTGGTCACGAACAGGTCGTCGCCGACGAGTTGCACGCGGCTGCCCAGGCGGGCGGTGAGCAGTTCCCAGCCGTCCCAGTCGCCTTCGGCCATGCCATCCTCGATGGTGACGATGGGATAGGCGTCGACCCAGCGTGCCAGGTGATCCACGAACTGGCTCGAGTCGAAACGCTTGTCCTCCGAGGCCAGCAGGTAGTGACCTTCGCGGTGGAACTCCGAGCTGGCGACATCGAGGCCGAGCGCGATGTCGGAACCGGGCCTGAAGCCGGCGTGCTCGATGGCGGCCAGGATGAGCTCGATCGCCGCTTCGTTGGACGGCAGGTCGGGCGCGAAGCCGCCTTCGTCGCCGACCGCGGTGGACAGGTTGCGGCGCTTGAGCAAGGCCTTCAGGGCATGGAACACCTCCACGCCCCAGCGCATCGCTTCGGCAAAGCGCGGCGCGCCCACCGGCAGGATCATGAACTCCTGCATGTCGACGTTGTTGTCTGCATGCGCGCCGCCGTTGATGATGTTCATCATCGGCAGCGGCAGCCGGGGCTCGGCCGCGCCACCCAGGTGGCGGTACAGCGGTTGCCCGCTCGACGCGGCAGCCGCCTTGGCCAGCGCCAGCGAGACTGCGAGGATCGAATTCGCGCCCAGGCGTGCCTTGGTCGGCGTGCCGTCCAGGTCGATCATCGATTGGTCGAGCGCGACCTGGTCCGCAGCCGGCCTGCCGACGAGCGCGCGGGCGATTTCGCCGTTGACATGACCCACCGCCCTGGTGACGCCGCGGCCGAGGTAGCGACGCGAATCGCCGTCGCGCAGTTCCAGCGCCTCGCGCGCGCCGGTGGATGCGCCAGACGGCGATGCCGCGAAGCCGCGTGCGCTGTCGGACAGCAGCACCTCGGCCGCGACCGTGGGGTTGCCGCGTGAGTCGAGGATCTCGAACCCGCGCACCTGTTGAATGCTTGCCATGACGGCCCCTAGTCGATCTGCGCGATGCGCAGCAGGTTGGTGGAGCCGGGCGTGCCGAAGGGCATGCCGGCAGCGATGACGATCGTCTGGCCCGCTACAGCGAACTGCAGGCGTTTGGCGGTCTGCACGGCGCGGGCGGTCATGGCGTCGACGTTGGCCACGTCGTCACACACGAACGGGTTGACACCCCACACCAGGGCCAGACGCCGTGCAGTCGTGCGCTGCGGCGTCATGCCGATGATGGGCGAGCGTGGCCGCTCTCGCGCCATGCGCAGGGCCGACGAGCCCGAGCTGGTGTAGGCCACCAGGGCTGCGACATCCAGCAGGCCGGCCACCGAGCGCGCCGCCCATCCGATGGCATCAGCGGTGTTGGCAGCCGGTTGGGTGTGCGAGGCATCGATCGCCTCGCGGTACTGCGGATCGGCCTCGGTCTGCGCAATGATGCGGTCCATCATCGCCACGGCCTCGACGGGGAACTTGCCCGACGCCGACTCGGCCGACAACATCACCGCGTCGGCGCCGTCGTAGATCGCGCTAGCCACGTCCGACGCTTCGGCGCGCGTCGGTACCGGCGCGCTGACCATCGACTCCAGCATCTGCGTGGCCACGATCACGGGCTTGCCGAGACGGCGGCAGGCCCGGACGATGCGCTTCTGGATCGCCGGCACCTGCTCTGCCGGCATCTCCACGCCCAGGTCACCCCGGGCCACCATCACCGCGTCGGTCACGGCGAGGATCTCGTCCAGGCAAGCTATTGCCGCGGGCTTCTCCAGCTTGGCCACGATGCCGGCACGGCCCTGGATGATGGCCTGGGCCTCGACGATGTCGGCAGCGC encodes the following:
- a CDS encoding esterase/lipase (PFAM: Prolyl oligopeptidase family; alpha/beta hydrolase fold~manually curated), with protein sequence MQRARHWATSMFLACSAGAAMAQLAPSDSLGDLLDHPALAGYARLLLPRGEAEVDRNTRLGDFALLLPYHTQVDARDVVAGLNRLIDDAGAGRRVFIDIYSPAEKARDPTKADTGLFFLRGRPGAPFAVIAPGGGFSYVATVHEGLPYARAINRHGFNAFVLRYRVGQGGTAATEDLAAALSAIFRHAAALQVRTDGYSLWGSSAGARMAAAIGSHGAARFGTGALPRPATVVMAYTGHTDTSAKAEEEPPTFVVVGEHDPISPPAVMERRLAALERAGVRVAYRKVPGLGHGFGLGTGTAAQGWIDDAVRFWEAASRGPGMSRRYTNK
- a CDS encoding aldo/keto reductase, diketogulonate reductase (PFAM: Aldo/keto reductase family); amino-acid sequence: MQHVTLNNGLQMPIVGFGVFQIPNAKECEQCVVDAIQTGYRLIDTAASYMNEEAVGRGLRQSGVPREQLFVTSKLWVHDTGFERTQAAIDKSLRRLGLDYLDLYLIHQPFADVHGSWRAMEQAHRAGKLRAIGVSNFHPDRLMDIKAFNEIAPAVNQVEVNPFLQQEESVTFMKENGVQAQAWAPFAEGRNNLFHNDVLTAIGDKYGKSVGQVVLRWLVQRGIVALAKSVRKERMAENIDVFDFQLDDGDIARIAALETGTSSFFSHRDPAMVKWMSERKLDL
- a CDS encoding hypothetical protein (PFAM: Cupin domain; Carboxymuconolactone decarboxylase family); translated protein: MYRSLVIGVAFVAFCATTQMARSAEAQQITRAAERAPTFGAAENFTGRVRVDPLFAPNETIKASLAYVSFDLGARSAWHTHPAGQRLVVTAGVGLTQEWGKTAQLIRPGDVVWCPPGVKHWHGAVPHTAMTHLAMGASIDGKSVTWMEKVTDAQYAAASDVAAQGVQAQAEIQSPVNAGTLTARQQAIPLIAAFMVTSDMAGLTASLNQGLDAGLTVSEAKEILVQLYAYVGFPKSLNALGELLKVTEARKQRGIQDAPGREPSRPVPTGDELLTVGKANQTRISGAPVTGPVMDFAPVINQFLQTHLFGDIFERDNLDWRSRELATVGALAATPGVEAQLRSHMRASLRVGLTAAQLHQLTQVLAGHGQKQAAERATDALTQALAAAQGR
- a CDS encoding hypothetical protein (PFAM: Tripartite tricarboxylate transporter family receptor); this encodes MNTTHRLTRRHLIQALAMAATLASGSAMAQAWPAKPISLIVPFPAGGTTDVLARALAEKLQQSLGQPVIVESKPGAGATLGADYVAKSKPDGYTLLVGAVHHTIASSVYKKLPYDFQKDLAPITEIALVPNVLVVNASTPVKNVAELVALLKSQPGKHNYGSNGNGTAQHLIGTQFENMTGTEFAHIPYKGSGPLATDLLGGQITMSFDTITPVLPHIKASKLRPLAVTTAKRSSALPDVPTLEEAGLKGFNIGTWFGVLAPAATPKDVLTRLNTEMVKVIQSPDFRKRMAEIGAEPIGNSSEQMAAQIKSETEKFAKLVKDAKVVIE
- a CDS encoding phosphopyruvate hydratase (PFAM: Enolase, N-terminal domain; Enolase, C-terminal TIM barrel domain~TIGRFAM: phosphopyruvate hydratase); this translates as MASIQQVRGFEILDSRGNPTVAAEVLLSDSARGFAASPSGASTGAREALELRDGDSRRYLGRGVTRAVGHVNGEIARALVGRPAADQVALDQSMIDLDGTPTKARLGANSILAVSLALAKAAAASSGQPLYRHLGGAAEPRLPLPMMNIINGGAHADNNVDMQEFMILPVGAPRFAEAMRWGVEVFHALKALLKRRNLSTAVGDEGGFAPDLPSNEAAIELILAAIEHAGFRPGSDIALGLDVASSEFHREGHYLLASEDKRFDSSQFVDHLARWVDAYPIVTIEDGMAEGDWDGWELLTARLGSRVQLVGDDLFVTNTEILRQGIARSAANAILIKPNQIGTLTETLAAITMAEAAGFASVVSHRSGETEDTTIADLSVCTAATQIKTGSLCRSDRMAKYNRLLLIEAELGASARYAGRAAIRSLRAT
- a CDS encoding pyruvate kinase (PFAM: Pyruvate kinase, barrel domain; Pyruvate kinase, alpha/beta domain~TIGRFAM: pyruvate kinase) produces the protein MNRPCNAKIVATLGPASADRATIEALVNAGADVFRLNFSHGTHADHQQRLALIRSIEADIGRPIGVLLDLQGPKLRVGAFADGPVKLVEGASFRLDLDRSRPGDVTRVPLPHPEIFAALQPGADLLLDDGRLRLRVESSGPDFAETRVVNGGMLSDRKGVNVPGVVLPLSAMTEKDRADLDFGLTLGIDWIALSFVQRAADIVEAQAIIQGRAGIVAKLEKPAAIACLDEILAVTDAVMVARGDLGVEMPAEQVPAIQKRIVRACRRLGKPVIVATQMLESMVSAPVPTRAEASDVASAIYDGADAVMLSAESASGKFPVEAVAMMDRIIAQTEADPQYREAIDASHTQPAANTADAIGWAARSVAGLLDVAALVAYTSSGSSALRMARERPRSPIIGMTPQRTTARRLALVWGVNPFVCDDVANVDAMTARAVQTAKRLQFAVAGQTIVIAAGMPFGTPGSTNLLRIAQID